The following is a genomic window from Calliphora vicina chromosome 5, idCalVici1.1, whole genome shotgun sequence.
gtttaatttataattaattcttaaaaactAATGACTTAGATCTGTTGCTTTTGTttaggtaaaattttaaatttttcttaaattgcttatttctaatttctttggttgttgcaattttttcacaaaatattatatttggtatttttcaaTTATCACACTTTTAGTCTTGTTTAATACAACATGTTTTTAGAATAATGTATTTGAATCAAAACTTTTAATTAAGGATTTAATAAAATCACTCAGTTGTTGCAAACAATTTCAGCTTGTATGGATGAGAGTGAAGCTCTACAAGGTACTggccacaaagtatacagaggcgtcacgagacagaaaataatttcgttttctATTTGTCTCTATCTTTATAAACTGCCCTTTTCATCGTTTTGTTTTGATTACATTACTTTGTCTACCATATTCGCGTTATgtatagcgttttgctttaacacatcactgatattgtagtacaaaatatttgctATCCCTTTTTAAGATAACTGCCCTATCatatgattttgaatttttgaaacgtcaaatttgacatctctgtatactttgtggtacTGGCTTAAGGCTTTTGAGCAGCTAGATCTTtgattaaattgtttgtttataaCCAAAGACTCTTTGTTTAGAATCTAAAGCTAGTTCCGGATATTTTCaaacatgtatgtatttgtagtTCCCACATTTTATTCCTTGGTGTAGGGTAATTTCATTGTTAATAGGCCATTTCAGCACCCCAAGGACGATAGGGTTTTGAGCCATTAGCTGTGACATAAACTCCCGTTTGATGATTGTATTCCTGACCTACACTAACCGGATACTGGGGAGGCATGGTGGTATAACCCAAACTACTGCTAGGAACTGTTGGTGTAGTTTGTCGGTGACTATTATGAGTTTGAGCACTGGTCAGTTCAATGTAAGTTGAGGCGCCCTGATGTTGTGTATGGTCTTGGGTATGATTTTGGGTGTAGGTGTGATGTGTCGCTTGATTATTACTCAATtgagtttgttgttgttgctgctgttgttgttgttgttgtggttgttgaTGAGCTTCATGGGAAGTGGGTGTGCGTTGAGGATGTGTAACTTGTTGCTGGCTTTGTGTTTgaggttgttgctgctgctgttgtgttGTAACTTGTTGGGCTGTGGCATGATTCATTAAAGGCAGAGTGTCTTGAGCCGAACCAACCGAAGTTGATCTTActgtatgttgttgttgctgctgttgttgaggCATAacatgctgctgctgttgttgttgttgaggaTGCATGTTGCTGCTGTTGGGCGAAGAACTTAAAGTGGGATATTGATGTAATGCTGCAGGTAAATTGGGCACATATGAAGAACTGACTGAAGCATGTGTTGTAGTGGTTGAAGGATATGTTTGATATGGTGTTACACCACAATTCGGTTGGTAAGCAGCAGCTGCTGCCGCCGCTGATGAAGCTGAAGCAGCAGGATGACCAACCCACGATGCACTGGGACTTACTGGACAGCCTTTAGACATTTCCCGTTGTTGCACGAAATACTGTAGATGAGACATTAATCTCAAACGCAAAGGATCTTGTATATCCATGCCTTCAATGGTCAC
Proteins encoded in this region:
- the Hey gene encoding hairy/enhancer-of-split related with YRPW motif protein, with the protein product MDHNMHHNNAALHWSYGAAAVPTTPQNHWVPPPQTQSLKRAMSESDCEELYSEESSKEQISPSGTNSCQLMSRKKRRGVIEKKRRDRINSSLTELKRLVPSAYEKQGSAKLEKAEILQLTVEHLKSMQSKGMDSLGYDPQRFAMEYHIIGFRECAAEVARYLVTIEGMDIQDPLRLRLMSHLQYFVQQREMSKGCPVSPSASWVGHPAASASSAAAAAAAYQPNCGVTPYQTYPSTTTTHASVSSSYVPNLPAALHQYPTLSSSPNSSNMHPQQQQQQQHVMPQQQQQQQHTVRSTSVGSAQDTLPLMNHATAQQVTTQQQQQQPQTQSQQQVTHPQRTPTSHEAHQQPQQQQQQQQQQQTQLSNNQATHHTYTQNHTQDHTQHQGASTYIELTSAQTHNSHRQTTPTVPSSSLGYTTMPPQYPVSVGQEYNHQTGVYVTANGSKPYRPWGAEMAY